The Prochlorococcus marinus CUG1416 genome has a segment encoding these proteins:
- a CDS encoding RNA ligase family protein: MLKEEIIRQLELHPSRLDKEKIICESMDKGLDDFFEGIRMALDPLVTFGVKIIPEKENEKSQNFLWTDFKELANKLIQRKLTGNAARDAILTAMKSSTKEEWNGFYRRVLIKDLRCGVSEKTINKIAKKFPKYAIPIFSCPLAHDSANHEKKMIGKKQIEIKLDGVRVLTIIRQNKVEMFSRNGKQFHNFGHIISEIENVLKEDPAPYDLVLDGEVMSANFQDLMKQVHRKDGKQTKDAVLHLFDLCPLENFQKGRWNTSQTTRSLLVKEWVAKHSALLKHIQTLEWENVDLDTIQGQKRFIELNKSAVEGGYEGVMIKDPDAMYECKRTHSWLKAKPFIEVTLKVVSVEEGTGRNKGRLGAILVEGEDDGYEYSLSCGSGFSDIQREEYWSKRNHLIGQLVEIRADAKTKSKDAVAFSLRFPRFKCFRGFKAGEKV, translated from the coding sequence TTGTTAAAAGAAGAGATAATACGTCAATTAGAATTACACCCAAGCAGATTAGATAAAGAAAAAATCATCTGCGAATCAATGGATAAAGGCCTCGATGATTTTTTTGAAGGCATCCGTATGGCACTTGATCCATTGGTAACTTTTGGTGTAAAAATTATTCCTGAGAAAGAGAATGAAAAAAGTCAAAATTTTTTATGGACAGATTTTAAAGAATTAGCCAATAAGCTTATTCAAAGAAAACTTACTGGTAACGCTGCTCGTGATGCAATTCTTACTGCTATGAAATCTTCAACAAAAGAAGAGTGGAATGGATTTTATAGACGAGTTTTAATTAAAGATCTTAGATGTGGTGTGTCTGAAAAAACAATCAACAAGATAGCAAAGAAATTTCCTAAATATGCGATTCCTATTTTTTCTTGTCCATTAGCTCATGACAGTGCAAATCATGAAAAAAAAATGATAGGAAAAAAGCAAATTGAAATCAAATTAGATGGTGTTCGCGTCTTAACTATTATTAGACAAAATAAAGTAGAAATGTTTTCTCGTAATGGGAAACAATTCCATAATTTTGGTCATATTATCTCAGAAATAGAAAACGTATTAAAAGAAGATCCTGCACCTTATGACTTAGTCCTAGATGGTGAAGTAATGAGCGCTAACTTTCAGGATTTAATGAAACAGGTACATAGAAAAGATGGCAAACAAACCAAAGATGCAGTTCTCCACCTATTTGACTTATGTCCCCTTGAAAACTTCCAAAAAGGGAGATGGAATACTAGTCAAACAACCAGAAGTTTATTAGTAAAAGAATGGGTAGCAAAACATTCTGCGCTTCTAAAACATATACAAACACTTGAATGGGAAAATGTAGATCTTGACACCATTCAGGGGCAGAAAAGATTTATAGAGCTGAATAAATCTGCTGTGGAGGGTGGATATGAAGGAGTAATGATTAAAGATCCTGATGCTATGTATGAATGTAAAAGAACACACAGTTGGTTAAAAGCAAAACCTTTCATTGAAGTCACTTTAAAAGTTGTATCGGTTGAGGAAGGCACAGGTCGTAATAAAGGTAGACTGGGAGCAATACTGGTTGAGGGGGAAGATGATGGGTATGAATACAGTCTCAGTTGCGGTAGTGGTTTTAGTGATATCCAACGTGAAGAATATTGGTCAAAACGTAATCATCTCATTGGGCAACTTGTAGAAATCAGAGCTGATGCTAAAACCAAATCCAAGGATGCGGTGGCTTTTAGTCTTAGGTTTCCTAGATTCAAATGCTTTAGAGGATTTAAGGCTGGAGAAAAAGTTTAA
- a CDS encoding SprT family zinc-dependent metalloprotease, with amino-acid sequence MPVIPLLPLFHRFNSQYFENSLAVNNQPLVKVRWSDNRLKTTAGFYKRKRINGLVDSEIILSKPILSKLSISEINSTLCHEMIHAWVDRILQKNEIHGPNFLEKMNEINAKEMNFQISVRHSFPIERRELKYIGKCQNCGEKFFYRKRIKNIACKKCCVNFFNGSWNKNCLILFD; translated from the coding sequence ATGCCTGTAATTCCTCTTTTACCTTTATTTCATAGATTTAATAGCCAATATTTTGAAAATTCTTTAGCGGTTAATAATCAGCCTTTAGTAAAAGTTAGATGGAGTGACAATAGATTAAAAACTACTGCTGGTTTTTATAAAAGAAAACGAATAAATGGTCTTGTAGATTCTGAAATTATCTTATCGAAACCTATTTTAAGTAAATTATCTATTAGTGAAATAAACAGTACTTTATGTCATGAAATGATTCATGCATGGGTAGATAGGATATTACAAAAAAATGAGATCCATGGTCCTAATTTCTTAGAAAAGATGAATGAAATAAATGCGAAAGAGATGAATTTTCAAATTTCTGTAAGGCACTCATTTCCTATTGAAAGGAGAGAATTAAAATATATAGGAAAATGTCAAAATTGTGGCGAGAAATTCTTTTATAGGAAAAGAATCAAGAATATTGCCTGTAAAAAATGTTGTGTAAATTTCTTTAATGGATCATGGAATAAAAACTGTTTAATTTTGTTTGATTAA
- a CDS encoding RNA helicase, which produces MDSRRIRNLRNSFDRNIVDKQVDKIFETGRQFVDGVSGARPGKRRNSDFQGITSKSVKKVGRWVSEKVDLFFDEDNDDWYDDDNLYDDKSDIKTFARELNSYESAKPYSKRPLEAISLRQPKNLQTTEQKKLPYRKESKDEDWPDEMDFKVERWQRASEKENNVSRDQLNQQGQSKLRNLPRSRRRRV; this is translated from the coding sequence ATGGATTCAAGGAGAATTAGAAATCTTAGAAATAGTTTTGATAGAAATATTGTTGATAAACAAGTTGATAAAATTTTTGAAACTGGAAGACAATTCGTTGATGGAGTATCTGGGGCTAGGCCAGGTAAAAGAAGGAACTCAGATTTTCAAGGAATAACAAGTAAAAGTGTGAAAAAAGTAGGAAGATGGGTATCTGAAAAAGTGGATTTATTTTTTGATGAAGATAATGACGATTGGTATGATGATGACAATTTATACGATGATAAAAGCGATATTAAGACATTTGCTAGAGAATTAAATTCTTATGAATCTGCTAAACCATATTCAAAAAGACCTTTAGAAGCAATATCTTTAAGGCAACCAAAGAATTTACAGACAACTGAGCAAAAAAAATTACCTTATAGGAAAGAAAGTAAAGACGAAGATTGGCCAGATGAAATGGATTTCAAAGTTGAAAGATGGCAAAGAGCTTCAGAAAAAGAGAATAATGTATCAAGAGACCAATTAAACCAACAAGGTCAATCAAAATTAAGAAATCTTCCTAGATCAAGAAGAAGAAGAGTATAG